Proteins encoded within one genomic window of Spirulina major PCC 6313:
- a CDS encoding response regulator transcription factor yields the protein MPRILVIDDDPAISELVSINLEMAGYDVNLASDGIKGQALAVQLQPDLILLDLMLPKVDGFTICQRLRRDARTTDIPVLMLTALDQTQDKVGGFNAGADDYLTKPFELEEMLARVRALLRRTDRIPQAAKHSEILNYGPLTLIPERFEAIWFNKTVKLTHLEFELLHCLLQRHGQTVSPSEILKEVWGYDPDDDIETIRVHIRHLRTKIEPDPRHPCYIKTVYGAGYCLELPSSENTIPDPDPDSAATS from the coding sequence ATGCCCCGAATATTGGTCATTGATGATGATCCCGCAATCTCAGAACTCGTCTCCATCAATCTGGAGATGGCTGGTTATGATGTCAATCTAGCCAGTGATGGCATCAAAGGCCAGGCCCTCGCAGTCCAACTCCAACCGGATTTGATCCTGCTTGACCTGATGCTTCCCAAAGTCGATGGCTTTACCATCTGTCAACGCCTACGACGGGATGCTCGCACCACCGATATCCCAGTTTTGATGTTGACAGCCCTCGATCAAACCCAAGATAAAGTCGGTGGCTTTAACGCTGGAGCCGATGACTATCTCACGAAACCCTTTGAGCTTGAAGAAATGTTGGCGCGAGTGCGGGCCTTATTGCGCCGCACTGATCGCATTCCCCAAGCCGCCAAGCATTCCGAAATTCTCAACTATGGCCCGTTAACCCTGATTCCGGAACGGTTTGAAGCCATTTGGTTTAACAAAACCGTTAAACTCACCCATCTTGAATTTGAATTGCTTCACTGTCTGCTGCAACGCCACGGGCAAACCGTATCACCGAGCGAAATTCTCAAAGAAGTCTGGGGCTACGATCCCGATGACGACATTGAGACGATTCGGGTTCATATCCGGCATTTGCGCACCAAAATTGAACCTGATCCCCGGCATCCCTGCTACATCAAAACCGTTTATGGTGCGGGCTACTGTTTAGAATTGCCCAGTAGTGAAAACACAATCCCTGATCCCGACCCGGATTCTGCTGCAACGTCCTAG
- a CDS encoding glycosyltransferase produces the protein MRRYYLFYVRETLPMSGAYLVQMVHLANAAANLGYRAVLVYPRPTRRVWRWVAGFHPQGAAADLRAYYQLQADLQTAELAVLRGGDRLPGLLGKLTNRSTVVCKYHLPLHLRQQTGLVHSRDWNFVKAAIQQGIPAIYERDHCETKRYEPEIVQSPLLHATVTVATPVRDNLIANGMPPEKIRQFHNGFNRGFYERHPDQAQAWRDRLLTADQSLVVYAGALEPFKGIDIILDIAPQFPDVQFALAGGPPTQIAHYEAELKTRHLTNVSLLGYLSHDRLAPLLQAADILVYPHHAGNAANFTSPMKLFDYIAAGRNIISTTIPPLREFQTSPLITAWAEPDNPQDFALQLRKTLTTQPAWTPQGLYPWNAVQSYSWEARIEKTLHGLDPACLQALRSGQ, from the coding sequence ATGAGGCGTTATTACCTGTTCTATGTGCGCGAGACTCTACCGATGTCGGGGGCGTATCTCGTGCAGATGGTTCATCTTGCCAACGCGGCGGCGAATCTGGGCTATCGGGCGGTGTTAGTGTACCCACGCCCTACCCGGCGCGTTTGGCGTTGGGTGGCCGGATTTCACCCCCAAGGGGCGGCGGCGGATCTGCGGGCCTATTATCAATTGCAAGCCGACTTACAAACGGCAGAGTTGGCTGTGCTAAGGGGGGGCGATCGCCTCCCCGGCCTCCTCGGCAAACTCACCAACCGCAGCACCGTCGTCTGTAAATACCATCTACCCCTGCATCTGCGCCAGCAGACGGGCTTGGTGCATAGTCGCGATTGGAATTTTGTCAAAGCCGCGATTCAGCAGGGCATTCCCGCCATCTATGAGCGCGACCACTGCGAAACAAAACGCTACGAGCCGGAGATCGTCCAGAGTCCCCTCCTCCATGCCACGGTGACCGTGGCGACTCCGGTGCGAGACAATTTAATCGCCAATGGGATGCCCCCGGAGAAAATCCGCCAATTTCATAATGGGTTTAACCGGGGATTTTACGAACGACACCCCGACCAGGCGCAGGCGTGGCGCGATCGCCTCCTCACCGCCGATCAATCCCTCGTCGTCTATGCCGGTGCTCTCGAACCCTTCAAAGGCATTGATATCATCCTCGACATTGCCCCCCAGTTTCCCGATGTTCAATTCGCCCTGGCCGGTGGCCCTCCCACCCAGATCGCCCATTACGAAGCCGAACTCAAAACCCGCCACCTCACTAACGTCTCTCTCCTCGGCTACCTCAGCCACGATCGCCTCGCCCCCCTGCTCCAAGCCGCCGATATTCTGGTCTATCCCCACCACGCGGGCAACGCGGCCAACTTCACCTCCCCCATGAAACTCTTTGACTACATCGCCGCCGGGCGTAATATCATCTCCACCACCATCCCACCCCTGCGCGAATTCCAAACCTCCCCCTTAATCACCGCTTGGGCCGAACCCGACAACCCCCAAGACTTCGCGCTCCAACTCCGCAAAACCCTAACGACCCAACCCGCCTGGACTCCCCAAGGCCTCTACCCCTGGAACGCGGTGCAGTCCTATTCCTGGGAAGCCCGCATCGAAAAGACCCTCCACGGCCTCGATCCCGCCTGTCTACAGGCTCTCCGGTCAGGGCAATGA
- a CDS encoding RNA-guided endonuclease InsQ/TnpB family protein — translation MKTLKFKLYQHKRNRYLKRTINAAGRIYNHCVALHKRYYRMWGKHLNCARLQKHIAKLRKRNPWWLQVGSQAVQDICQRIEKAYQLFFKHNKKGVRLPNFKKTRKYKSFTLKQAGYKFLGGNRVRIGNKVYQYWHSRPIEGKVKTVTIKRTPLGELFMIVTVDTLSEPQVKTETGNIAGFDFGLKTFLTCSEGFKIDAPLFFKQSLNSVRKASRELSRKQKGSAHRERARLNLARKHEDIAHRRRDWFWKLAHRLTNQFDVLCFETLNLKAMQRLWGRKVSDLAFREFLQILEWVATKKGKRVVYVDRWFPSSKTCSSCGHILEHLDLETRHWRCPSCSTENDRDENAAMNIKVAGASAIGLGDVRQALPAIAV, via the coding sequence ATGAAAACGCTCAAGTTCAAGCTCTACCAGCATAAGCGGAATAGATACCTCAAGCGGACAATCAATGCCGCAGGGCGTATCTACAACCATTGTGTTGCCCTCCACAAACGGTACTACCGAATGTGGGGCAAGCACTTGAACTGCGCCCGACTACAAAAACACATCGCCAAGCTCCGTAAACGGAACCCCTGGTGGTTGCAGGTGGGTTCTCAAGCCGTACAGGATATCTGCCAACGAATTGAGAAAGCGTATCAACTGTTCTTCAAACACAACAAAAAAGGCGTTCGCCTGCCAAACTTTAAGAAAACCCGAAAATACAAATCCTTCACCCTCAAGCAAGCTGGGTACAAATTCCTCGGTGGCAACCGGGTCAGGATTGGCAACAAAGTCTATCAATATTGGCACTCTCGCCCCATTGAGGGCAAGGTCAAGACCGTGACGATTAAACGAACTCCCTTGGGAGAACTGTTCATGATTGTCACGGTAGATACCCTGTCAGAACCCCAAGTCAAAACCGAGACAGGTAACATTGCTGGTTTTGATTTTGGACTTAAGACCTTCTTGACCTGTTCTGAGGGATTCAAGATTGATGCCCCCTTGTTCTTCAAGCAGTCACTTAACTCGGTTCGCAAAGCGAGTCGAGAGTTGTCCCGTAAGCAAAAGGGTTCAGCCCATCGGGAACGTGCCCGATTGAACTTAGCCCGCAAGCATGAAGATATTGCCCATCGACGGCGGGACTGGTTCTGGAAGTTGGCTCACCGCCTGACGAATCAGTTTGATGTGCTGTGTTTTGAAACCTTGAACCTCAAGGCGATGCAGCGGCTCTGGGGGCGTAAGGTGAGTGATTTGGCGTTTCGGGAGTTTCTGCAAATCCTGGAGTGGGTGGCGACGAAGAAGGGGAAGCGGGTGGTCTATGTTGACCGCTGGTTCCCTTCGAGCAAGACCTGTTCAAGTTGTGGTCATATTTTGGAGCATCTGGATTTAGAGACTCGCCATTGGCGGTGTCCCAGTTGCTCGACAGAGAATGACCGGGATGAGAATGCGGCGATGAATATTAAAGTGGCTGGGGCTTCAGCCATTGGGTTAGGTGATGTCAGACAGGCGTTGCCTGCTATTGCTGTTTGA
- a CDS encoding YkvA family protein, translating into MSMSPQALYNWYRTTLRNPKYRWWIILGSLAYLVSPLDIAPDLIPIVGQIDDIAILTLLISEVSQMVLDFAKARQSEGVTPDDGIGSTATVDVDAVSVED; encoded by the coding sequence ATGAGCATGTCACCCCAAGCCCTCTACAACTGGTATCGCACCACCCTCCGCAACCCTAAATATCGGTGGTGGATTATTCTCGGCAGTTTGGCTTACCTCGTCAGCCCCTTAGACATCGCCCCTGACCTGATCCCGATTGTGGGGCAAATCGATGACATCGCGATTTTGACCCTGTTAATTAGCGAAGTTTCCCAAATGGTGCTCGACTTCGCTAAAGCGCGACAGAGTGAAGGTGTTACCCCCGATGATGGCATTGGCAGCACCGCCACCGTTGATGTGGATGCGGTCTCAGTGGAGGATTGA
- a CDS encoding ExbD/TolR family protein, with translation MRLPDDPDTPLSINLISMIDVIFVILAFVILAAVQLVRLTGMPVNLPPAATSEAQPVPPVTVTLRADGQIFFNQTPTPLPQIITALEGMQTPEQPLVVLLNADRVVPHGDVVAVMDQLRQLGGVQLAIATQPAPIDSAPVNPAIAP, from the coding sequence ATGCGTCTGCCTGATGACCCTGACACCCCGTTAAGCATCAATCTCATCTCGATGATTGATGTGATTTTTGTGATTTTGGCCTTTGTGATTCTCGCGGCGGTGCAGTTGGTGCGCTTAACCGGAATGCCCGTCAATCTCCCCCCAGCGGCCACCTCCGAAGCCCAGCCCGTGCCGCCAGTGACGGTGACGCTGCGGGCCGATGGTCAGATTTTTTTCAATCAAACCCCCACCCCCCTACCGCAGATCATCACCGCCTTGGAGGGGATGCAAACCCCGGAGCAGCCTTTGGTGGTGTTGTTGAATGCGGATCGGGTAGTTCCCCACGGGGATGTTGTCGCGGTGATGGATCAATTGCGGCAGTTGGGGGGGGTGCAGTTAGCGATCGCCACTCAACCCGCCCCCATTGATTCCGCCCCCGTTAATCCTGCGATCGCCCCCTAG
- a CDS encoding ABC transporter substrate-binding protein — MTQRSFPLSRFWRACGQFVGLFLLCAVLVVGCNPASSDRASDAPSDTAASTTPSDRIIYGTTLKPRTIDPADSYEMAGIEIIYNLSDTLYTYQPGTTELEPSLATAMPTISDDGLTYIIPLREGVTFHDGTPFNAEAMKFSLDRFIGNGGKPAFLLADVVETVEASGDYELTITLKQPFAAFPALLGFAGTCAISPDAYTIGEGEFNPDTFVGTGPYSLTEFTSDTIRMDANPDYWGDAPANEGVDIQIYGDNSANLFNAFTTGAVDVAYQSLDPEQITTLQEGGDQEDWQVIEAPGTAVNFMVLNVNQEPLDQVEVRQAIASLVDRALINERVFQGQAEPLYSLIPTAFENYYEPTLQAAYGDADSEAAMELLTEAGFSAANPAVIPLWFPTASTTRSLVAQTLQALAEQQLEGILQFEPNTVDGASFFKNIKEGIYPAALVNWYPDFLDPDNYIHPFLSCSQGSEAAGCSEGGAQSQGSFYYNKEMNDLINAQREESDPTQRQEIISQIQTKLAEDLPYIPLWQTKEYVFARNEVSRLEMNPSQTIPFWVVEKS, encoded by the coding sequence ATGACACAACGCTCCTTCCCGCTATCCCGATTTTGGCGAGCTTGCGGACAATTTGTAGGTTTATTTTTACTCTGTGCCGTCTTGGTGGTGGGCTGCAATCCTGCTTCCTCGGACAGGGCGAGCGATGCCCCCAGCGATACGGCCGCTAGCACCACACCGAGCGATCGCATCATCTACGGCACGACCCTAAAACCCCGCACCATCGACCCCGCCGACAGCTATGAAATGGCCGGGATCGAAATTATTTATAACCTTAGCGATACCCTCTATACCTACCAACCGGGAACCACCGAACTCGAACCCAGTTTAGCCACGGCCATGCCAACGATTAGCGACGATGGCCTCACCTACATCATCCCCCTGCGGGAAGGGGTCACCTTCCACGACGGCACACCCTTTAATGCCGAAGCGATGAAATTTTCCCTCGATCGCTTCATCGGCAACGGCGGCAAACCGGCGTTTCTCCTGGCTGACGTAGTGGAAACCGTGGAGGCATCCGGTGACTACGAACTAACTATCACCCTCAAACAACCCTTTGCGGCGTTCCCCGCCCTCCTAGGCTTTGCCGGAACTTGCGCCATTTCTCCCGATGCCTACACCATCGGCGAAGGGGAATTCAACCCCGATACCTTTGTCGGCACTGGCCCCTACAGCCTGACGGAATTCACCAGCGACACGATTCGCATGGATGCTAACCCGGACTATTGGGGTGATGCACCCGCCAATGAAGGGGTTGATATTCAAATCTATGGCGACAACTCCGCCAACCTCTTTAATGCCTTCACTACGGGCGCGGTGGATGTGGCCTATCAATCCCTCGATCCGGAACAAATTACGACGCTCCAAGAGGGCGGTGATCAAGAGGACTGGCAGGTGATTGAAGCCCCTGGTACGGCGGTGAATTTCATGGTGCTTAACGTGAATCAAGAACCCCTCGATCAAGTGGAAGTGCGACAAGCGATCGCTTCCCTGGTTGATCGGGCCTTGATCAATGAGCGCGTCTTCCAAGGTCAAGCCGAACCCCTCTACAGCCTCATCCCCACCGCTTTTGAGAACTATTACGAACCCACCCTCCAAGCCGCCTACGGTGATGCCGACAGCGAAGCCGCGATGGAACTGCTCACCGAAGCTGGGTTTTCCGCAGCCAACCCGGCGGTGATCCCCCTCTGGTTCCCCACCGCTTCCACCACACGTTCCCTCGTGGCGCAAACCCTCCAAGCTCTCGCGGAGCAGCAGCTAGAGGGCATCCTTCAGTTTGAACCCAACACCGTCGATGGGGCCTCATTCTTCAAAAACATCAAAGAAGGCATCTACCCCGCCGCCCTCGTCAACTGGTATCCGGACTTTCTCGACCCGGACAACTACATCCACCCCTTCCTCAGTTGCTCCCAAGGCAGCGAGGCCGCTGGCTGTTCGGAAGGGGGCGCACAAAGTCAAGGCTCGTTCTATTACAACAAGGAAATGAACGACTTGATCAATGCCCAACGGGAGGAGAGCGACCCCACTCAACGGCAGGAAATCATCAGCCAAATTCAAACCAAGCTGGCCGAAGATCTCCCCTACATCCCTCTTTGGCAAACCAAGGAATATGTTTTTGCCCGCAATGAGGTGAGCCGCCTTGAAATGAACCCCAGTCAAACGATTCCGTTCTGGGTGGTAGAAAAGTCTTAG
- a CDS encoding o-succinylbenzoate synthase: MIASWFGNVKMNQGLRCRVQPYTIAFRRPLSTAHGIWRQREGAILQLWDGGDRTGQGEIAPIPWFGSETLAEAIAFFNHLGPTCTPAQLTQIPDHLPACQFAAASALFALHHQPDAIALQPAQIAYLLPTGQAAMGAIATVPAGTQTVKWKIGVATVAEELGWWRELCDRLPPGIMIRLDANGSLSEAALGAWLDGVGASARVELIEQPLPPDQVDVLLRWQARSPLPLALDEAVATVGQLAQWVRWGWRGIYVVKVAIAGDPWQLQALCQAHQLDVIASSVFETAIGRQNALQWAMTIHNPARALGFGTAGWLWETG, from the coding sequence ATGATAGCGAGTTGGTTTGGAAATGTCAAAATGAATCAGGGGTTACGGTGCAGGGTGCAGCCCTATACGATCGCATTTCGGCGACCACTGTCAACGGCGCACGGGATATGGCGACAGCGAGAGGGGGCGATTTTGCAACTTTGGGATGGGGGCGATCGCACGGGTCAGGGGGAAATCGCGCCGATTCCGTGGTTTGGGTCGGAAACGTTAGCAGAGGCGATCGCCTTTTTTAACCACCTTGGCCCCACCTGCACCCCGGCACAACTGACGCAGATTCCCGACCACCTGCCCGCCTGCCAATTCGCCGCCGCTTCAGCCCTCTTTGCCCTTCACCATCAACCGGATGCGATCGCCCTCCAACCCGCTCAAATTGCCTACCTGTTACCGACGGGACAGGCTGCCATGGGTGCGATCGCAACAGTGCCAGCAGGGACACAGACGGTGAAATGGAAAATTGGGGTGGCGACCGTGGCGGAGGAATTGGGCTGGTGGCGGGAACTGTGCGATCGCCTCCCGCCGGGGATCATGATCCGGTTGGATGCCAACGGGAGTTTAAGCGAGGCGGCGTTGGGGGCGTGGCTTGACGGGGTGGGTGCGTCGGCGCGGGTGGAATTGATCGAGCAACCGTTACCGCCGGATCAGGTGGATGTGCTGTTGCGATGGCAGGCGCGATCGCCGCTGCCCTTGGCGTTGGATGAGGCGGTGGCGACGGTGGGGCAGTTGGCGCAGTGGGTGCGGTGGGGTTGGCGGGGGATCTATGTGGTGAAGGTGGCGATCGCGGGTGATCCGTGGCAATTACAGGCATTATGTCAGGCTCATCAGCTTGATGTGATTGCATCATCAGTGTTTGAAACGGCGATCGGTCGCCAAAATGCGCTTCAATGGGCGATGACGATTCATAACCCGGCGCGGGCGTTGGGATTTGGGACGGCAGGATGGTTATGGGAAACGGGTTAG
- a CDS encoding AMP-binding protein produces the protein MVMGNGLGLGAYLEARSPWLRRDDPAQERADRARFAVDYAIACDRLSQQRPRLCLAEPDPVRFLAQCCAAIATQTPVFLCDPRWQAQEWQQVQATVQPDLMWGLPETQQQSQEMKPLADGEQDDHEAAIAQINGQGIIGIPTGGSSGRVKFAIHTWNTLTAAVTGFYDYFDRRPVQSYCVLPLYHVSGLMQALRAILTGGQVGIGDYRRLKQGQFPTHLDSETFLSLVPTQLQQILTWDDAPQWLRQFRAIFIGGAPANPALLDRAAALGLPLAPTYGMTETAAQIATLKPADFLAGNRTSGPVLPHAQIESLPDRRLQIRAASLCWGYYPNLWRDRTFTADDLGQFDPQGHLTLIGRQQRQIITGGENVAPEEIEAAILATGQVADVCVVGLPDPVWGEAIAALHAPILSETQLHSLQTHLRRTLAPHKLPKQWHGFAQLPRNAQGKLDYGQMRAIAQLPTVSDYNQEQTVL, from the coding sequence ATGGTTATGGGAAACGGGTTAGGATTGGGGGCGTATTTGGAAGCGCGATCGCCGTGGTTGCGCCGGGATGATCCGGCTCAGGAACGGGCGGATCGGGCGCGGTTTGCGGTGGACTATGCGATCGCCTGTGACCGATTGAGCCAGCAACGCCCCCGCCTTTGTTTAGCCGAACCCGACCCGGTACGCTTTCTCGCCCAATGTTGCGCCGCGATCGCAACTCAAACCCCAGTTTTTCTCTGTGATCCCCGCTGGCAAGCCCAGGAATGGCAGCAGGTACAGGCAACCGTGCAACCGGATTTGATGTGGGGACTCCCTGAAACGCAGCAGCAGAGCCAAGAGATGAAGCCCCTGGCCGATGGTGAGCAGGATGATCATGAGGCAGCGATCGCACAGATCAACGGCCAAGGGATCATTGGCATTCCCACCGGCGGATCGTCGGGGCGGGTGAAGTTTGCGATCCATACCTGGAACACCCTGACGGCAGCGGTGACGGGATTTTACGACTATTTCGATCGCCGTCCGGTGCAGAGTTATTGTGTGTTGCCGCTCTACCATGTCAGCGGGTTGATGCAAGCATTACGGGCGATTCTCACCGGGGGACAGGTTGGGATCGGGGACTATCGCCGCTTGAAACAGGGACAATTCCCAACCCATTTAGACTCGGAGACGTTTCTATCCCTCGTGCCCACGCAATTACAACAGATCTTGACTTGGGACGATGCACCGCAATGGTTACGGCAATTTCGGGCAATTTTCATCGGCGGTGCGCCCGCGAATCCGGCCCTGTTGGATCGTGCCGCCGCCCTAGGACTCCCCCTCGCCCCCACCTACGGCATGACCGAAACCGCCGCCCAGATCGCCACCCTCAAACCCGCCGATTTTCTCGCCGGCAACCGCACGAGCGGGCCGGTGCTGCCCCATGCCCAGATTGAGAGTTTGCCCGATCGACGGCTTCAGATTCGGGCCGCGTCCCTCTGCTGGGGGTATTATCCGAACCTGTGGCGCGATCGCACCTTCACCGCCGATGATCTCGGCCAGTTCGATCCCCAGGGTCACTTAACCCTGATCGGTCGGCAGCAGCGGCAAATCATCACGGGCGGCGAAAATGTCGCCCCAGAGGAAATCGAAGCGGCAATTTTAGCGACGGGCCAGGTGGCGGATGTCTGCGTTGTGGGCCTGCCCGATCCCGTTTGGGGAGAAGCGATCGCCGCCCTCCATGCCCCGATTCTCTCCGAAACCCAGTTACACAGCCTCCAAACTCACCTCCGCCGCACCCTCGCCCCCCACAAACTCCCCAAACAGTGGCACGGTTTCGCCCAACTCCCCCGCAATGCCCAAGGCAAACTCGACTATGGGCAGATGAGGGCGATCGCCCAGCTCCCCACAGTGTCAGACTACAATCAAGAACAAACCGTGTTGTAA
- a CDS encoding M48 family metallopeptidase, with protein sequence MATYPGLSSEAFRHPLDAQAEQALRSIPGFQQFTRGFVEYLYERPQHVYLMGNCVEVGPRQYATIYGIFRECVRDLSLPIEPHLFVSQNPEVNSYSLGSDHPSMVINSGALDLLNEAELRTVIAHELGHIKCGHTVLKQMAIWAMEATQLIGDLTLGIGKMLTPGLVFGFYEWSRKAELSADRAAHLVVEDLPLVAQTMLKLAGGSQKYAHECSLTEFMNQAERYQAQDQDELNQIYKFLLYNGGRGALLTHPFPVERLHFLQQWSTSDQYQRIRNGQYRTANSEGAVNVSAQESDREVNELQRQVERLQAEIDRVRGRSQRH encoded by the coding sequence ATGGCAACCTATCCCGGCCTTTCTAGCGAAGCCTTCCGACATCCCCTCGATGCCCAAGCGGAGCAAGCCCTGCGCTCCATTCCCGGTTTTCAGCAATTCACCCGTGGTTTTGTGGAATACCTCTACGAACGCCCCCAACATGTCTATTTAATGGGCAATTGCGTCGAAGTGGGCCCCCGTCAATATGCCACCATCTACGGCATTTTTCGCGAATGCGTGCGGGATCTCAGCCTCCCCATAGAACCCCATCTTTTCGTCAGTCAAAATCCCGAAGTGAATAGCTATTCCCTCGGCTCTGATCATCCCAGCATGGTGATTAATTCCGGGGCGTTGGACTTACTCAATGAAGCGGAACTGCGCACCGTCATCGCCCATGAATTGGGACATATTAAATGCGGCCATACCGTGCTCAAACAGATGGCAATCTGGGCAATGGAAGCCACTCAATTAATCGGCGATCTCACCTTGGGGATTGGAAAAATGCTCACGCCGGGCCTGGTGTTTGGGTTCTATGAATGGAGTCGCAAGGCGGAACTGTCGGCCGATCGCGCTGCCCATTTGGTGGTCGAAGATTTGCCACTGGTGGCGCAAACGATGCTGAAGCTGGCCGGTGGCAGTCAGAAATACGCCCATGAATGCAGCCTGACGGAATTTATGAACCAAGCGGAACGCTATCAGGCTCAGGATCAAGACGAACTCAACCAGATTTATAAATTTTTGCTCTATAACGGCGGTCGGGGCGCGTTGCTCACCCATCCGTTTCCCGTGGAGCGGCTGCATTTTCTCCAACAATGGTCAACCTCTGACCAGTATCAGCGAATTCGTAATGGCCAATACAGGACGGCGAATTCGGAAGGCGCGGTCAACGTATCTGCCCAGGAGAGCGATCGCGAAGTGAACGAGCTACAGCGTCAAGTGGAACGGCTCCAGGCGGAGATTGACCGAGTCCGGGGGCGATCGCAACGTCATTAA
- a CDS encoding MFS transporter: MISKARVLGVTAVQGAITLGWVLYALYLPQLLTELGLAPEWAGLLLTIEHGLEVVIEPIVGRLSDRSQRKLGTRYPWIVVGSLATATLLMGFPAVVVWGKAVPMLLIGVAIAWASAMAVFRSPVMSLLATAAPRPQLPLAASALTLVQQLIGALRFTVYGVILSWGPGFAFGLGSVVLLGAIAFLRWAIPPQPDQPQPVEPSPTALTPLTIALIVGVGLTLSVGLRFVFATIPMVVALGFSPEQKAMGSLAFSLTLAIAALPVGYLATRWGNGITMVGGAGLAALGLVMMLGNPQPLMVILGVAIVAIPLSGVLNGAIPFVLNLVPTTDKGFGLGLYFGALGGGFSFFDLVFKALEPVATVQGMGGAIALVCVAVLIGYSQRQAVSPS; encoded by the coding sequence ATGATCAGCAAAGCGCGAGTGTTGGGGGTAACGGCGGTTCAGGGGGCGATTACCTTGGGATGGGTGTTGTACGCGCTGTACTTGCCGCAACTTTTAACAGAATTAGGATTAGCGCCGGAATGGGCGGGGCTGTTACTGACGATTGAGCATGGGCTGGAGGTGGTGATTGAGCCGATTGTGGGGCGGCTGTCCGATCGCAGCCAACGGAAGCTAGGGACCCGTTACCCCTGGATTGTGGTGGGAAGTTTGGCAACGGCGACGCTGTTGATGGGGTTTCCGGCGGTGGTGGTGTGGGGGAAAGCTGTGCCGATGTTGTTGATCGGGGTGGCGATCGCTTGGGCTTCGGCCATGGCGGTGTTTCGCAGTCCGGTGATGAGTCTGCTGGCCACGGCAGCACCCCGCCCCCAATTGCCCCTTGCGGCCAGTGCCTTAACCCTGGTGCAACAACTGATCGGGGCGTTGCGATTCACGGTGTACGGGGTGATTTTGAGTTGGGGGCCAGGGTTTGCTTTTGGTTTGGGGTCAGTGGTGCTGTTGGGGGCGATCGCGTTTCTCCGCTGGGCCATTCCCCCCCAACCCGATCAACCCCAACCCGTCGAACCGTCTCCCACGGCTCTCACTCCGTTGACGATCGCCCTAATTGTCGGGGTGGGTCTTACCCTTTCGGTGGGGTTGCGCTTTGTCTTTGCCACAATTCCGATGGTGGTGGCGCTGGGGTTCAGCCCGGAACAAAAAGCCATGGGGAGTTTGGCGTTTAGTCTCACGTTGGCGATCGCTGCCTTGCCCGTGGGATACCTGGCAACACGCTGGGGGAATGGGATAACGATGGTGGGCGGTGCGGGGTTGGCGGCGCTGGGGTTGGTGATGATGCTGGGCAATCCACAGCCCCTGATGGTGATCCTGGGAGTGGCGATCGTGGCGATTCCCCTCAGTGGCGTACTCAATGGCGCGATTCCCTTTGTTCTCAACCTTGTGCCGACAACGGATAAAGGCTTTGGACTGGGGTTGTATTTTGGCGCGTTGGGAGGTGGGTTTAGCTTTTTTGATCTGGTGTTTAAGGCCCTGGAACCGGTGGCAACGGTGCAGGGCATGGGCGGGGCGATCGCGCTGGTCTGTGTGGCGGTTTTGATTGGCTACAGTCAACGCCAGGCCGTTTCACCATCCTAA
- a CDS encoding DUF565 domain-containing protein, whose amino-acid sequence MQRTRLNGLLTGVGDRTTQWASNPWRRLSLLVIGLLVGFFLASGVSSTAGQMALWDISIAAFCVAVTEVISRFIYGQGQRSPRIAWGDVINALKIGFIYGLFLEAFKLNS is encoded by the coding sequence ATGCAACGAACGCGGTTGAATGGTTTGTTGACGGGGGTGGGCGATCGCACCACGCAATGGGCAAGTAATCCCTGGCGGCGGTTGTCGCTGTTGGTGATTGGCTTGCTGGTGGGGTTTTTCCTGGCGAGTGGGGTCTCCAGTACAGCAGGGCAGATGGCTCTATGGGATATCTCGATCGCGGCCTTTTGTGTGGCGGTGACGGAGGTGATCAGCCGTTTCATTTATGGTCAAGGTCAGCGATCGCCCCGCATCGCCTGGGGGGATGTGATCAATGCCCTGAAAATTGGTTTCATCTATGGTCTGTTTCTCGAAGCCTTTAAGCTCAATTCCTAA